Proteins encoded within one genomic window of Cryptosporangium minutisporangium:
- a CDS encoding MSMEG_6728 family protein, whose product MQTFLPVADFAESAALLDSPRLGKQRVETLQVLRALELPDYGWASHPVTTMWRGRTAGLVVYGLAMVRGWRERGFADSTAPLIAEFAPDAARLTQAEAAAAGLLPSWVGDEEVHRSHRSNLRAKDPAYYGPLFPDTPDDLPYVWPPADDVPPAPAPDGVPVWIVRPPGPLELGTALSQGVVGLGLEAGVPVDATGLGPVELRGLARELSGRRPAKALRQLSAFLDEMQPGDLIGVPLEQGAGLLLGEVVGDYLFAPGEPLPHRRPARFTHVVARAAARPPASLQDPRALFRVALDPVHGPPRGRARQASARP is encoded by the coding sequence CTGCAGACCTTCCTCCCCGTCGCCGACTTCGCCGAGTCGGCCGCGCTGCTCGACTCGCCACGGCTGGGCAAACAACGCGTCGAGACGCTGCAGGTGCTGCGCGCACTGGAGCTGCCGGACTACGGCTGGGCCTCGCACCCGGTGACGACGATGTGGCGCGGCCGCACCGCCGGGCTGGTGGTCTACGGGCTGGCGATGGTGCGCGGCTGGCGGGAGCGCGGGTTCGCCGACAGCACGGCGCCGCTGATCGCCGAGTTCGCCCCGGACGCCGCGAGGCTCACCCAGGCCGAGGCCGCCGCGGCCGGGCTGCTGCCGAGCTGGGTCGGCGACGAGGAGGTGCACCGCTCCCACCGGTCGAACCTGCGCGCGAAGGACCCGGCGTACTACGGCCCGTTGTTCCCGGACACCCCGGACGACCTGCCGTACGTCTGGCCGCCGGCGGACGACGTGCCCCCGGCTCCGGCCCCGGACGGTGTGCCGGTGTGGATCGTGCGCCCGCCGGGGCCGTTGGAGCTCGGCACGGCGTTGAGCCAGGGCGTCGTCGGGCTGGGCCTCGAGGCAGGCGTCCCGGTCGACGCCACCGGGCTGGGCCCCGTCGAGCTGCGAGGACTCGCCCGCGAACTGTCCGGACGACGCCCGGCCAAGGCGCTGCGGCAGCTGTCGGCGTTCCTGGACGAGATGCAGCCCGGTGACCTGATCGGCGTCCCGCTGGAGCAGGGCGCCGGACTGCTGCTTGGGGAGGTCGTCGGCGACTACCTGTTCGCGCCGGGGGAGCCGTTGCCGCATCGGCGTCCGGCCCGGTTCACGCACGTCGTGGCGCGGGCCGCCGCCCGGCCCCCGGCGTCGTTGCAGGACCCCCGCGCCCTCTTCCGCGTGGCCTTGGATCCTGTGCACGGCCCGCCCAGGGGGCGAGCCCGACAGGCGAGCGCGAGGCCTTGA
- a CDS encoding pyridoxamine 5'-phosphate oxidase family protein, which produces MSTQKRGRRIAMTKEELDAFLADSRTCRVATLTSSGAPHVSPLWYVWDGTSLWLYSIVKSQRWTDILRDPRVAVVVDAGHDFFELLGVELRGTLEQVGEAPRTGAESIPELEAAERLFAAKYFEGEGNMYHDGRHGWVKLTPSKIASWDHRKIAGLNGG; this is translated from the coding sequence CTGAGCACGCAGAAGCGGGGACGTCGGATCGCGATGACGAAGGAGGAACTGGACGCGTTCCTCGCCGACAGCCGCACGTGCCGCGTCGCCACGCTGACGTCCTCGGGCGCACCGCACGTGTCGCCGCTCTGGTACGTCTGGGACGGTACGTCGCTCTGGCTCTACTCGATCGTCAAGAGCCAGCGCTGGACCGACATCCTCCGGGATCCCCGGGTGGCCGTGGTGGTGGACGCCGGGCACGACTTCTTCGAACTGCTCGGCGTCGAGCTGCGCGGAACGCTGGAGCAGGTCGGTGAGGCGCCCCGCACCGGCGCGGAGTCGATCCCCGAGCTCGAAGCCGCCGAGCGACTGTTCGCCGCCAAGTACTTCGAGGGCGAGGGCAACATGTATCACGACGGCCGGCACGGCTGGGTGAAGCTGACGCCCAGCAAGATCGCGTCCTGGGACCACCGCAAGATCGCCGGCCTCAACGGCGGCTGA
- a CDS encoding SDR family oxidoreductase gives MTLSGSCSLEGLVAVVTGGSRGIGRAIVEELVGRGARVVFSYQENKAAADDLVDALGDAVHAVAADQADLDTLDALFTPVTDGFDILVNNAAINPGAAIADLTPAEFDRVLTVNTKWPLFAMQRAATLLRDGGRIVNVSTLNTVIPAPGHSLYCASKGALEQFTAVAAREFGPRGITVNTVSPGACETDLFRDTNPPEAAAQTAALTALGRIGQPVDVARVVAFLAGPDAGWVTGQNLRATGGLIV, from the coding sequence ATGACGCTCTCCGGATCGTGCTCACTCGAAGGACTGGTCGCGGTCGTCACCGGCGGCTCGCGCGGTATCGGCCGGGCCATCGTCGAGGAACTTGTCGGGCGCGGCGCGCGGGTCGTCTTCTCCTACCAGGAGAACAAGGCCGCGGCCGACGACCTGGTCGACGCGCTGGGCGACGCCGTCCACGCGGTCGCCGCCGATCAGGCCGACCTGGACACCCTCGACGCGCTGTTCACGCCGGTCACCGACGGGTTCGACATCCTGGTGAACAACGCCGCGATCAATCCGGGCGCGGCGATCGCCGACCTCACCCCGGCGGAGTTCGATCGGGTGCTCACCGTCAACACGAAGTGGCCGCTGTTCGCGATGCAGCGCGCGGCGACGCTGCTGCGCGACGGCGGCCGGATCGTGAACGTCTCGACGCTGAACACCGTGATCCCGGCGCCCGGGCACAGCCTCTACTGCGCCAGCAAGGGGGCGCTGGAGCAGTTCACCGCGGTCGCGGCCCGCGAGTTCGGACCGCGCGGCATCACGGTGAACACCGTGTCGCCCGGCGCCTGCGAGACCGACCTGTTCCGCGACACGAACCCGCCCGAGGCGGCAGCGCAGACCGCGGCGTTGACCGCCCTGGGGCGGATCGGCCAGCCGGTCGACGTCGCCCGGGTCGTCGCGTTCCTCGCCGGGCCGGACGCGGGGTGGGTCACCGGCCAGAACCTCCGCGCGACCGGCGGTCTGATCGTGTGA
- a CDS encoding GntP family permease has protein sequence MHVTTLLAADAPSPASSDARLIIAALIGIAVIVILITWLKMHPFIALTVGAIGLGLGAGLPALDTVESFSSGFGATMASVGLLIGLGAIFGKLLADSGGADQIVDTIVGRARPAALPWLMALVGAIIGLPMFFEIGVVLLIPVIILVARRSGLSLMRIAVPTLAGLSVMHGLVPPHPGPLVAVDALEANLGLTLALGILVAVPTVIISGPLFSRWAARWVDVPVPDLFTTDQDRPGGAPAARAESGDGAAEPGRRVAGSGGSGVEDVADASSGSDDYRGAVATAARPGMDARRRPSFAVTLGCILLPVVLMLAKAIADVVAPDSETALKDAIDFVGTPLIALTIAVLVGIVGFGRGGGMDRGAIASSIGDSLPPIAGILLIVGAGGGLKQVLIDTGLAQIIADTVEGSALPVLLLAWIVAVLIRVATGSATVATVTASGILAPVAADLSSAHVSLMVLAIGAGSLFLSHVNDAGFWLIKEYLGTTVGQTLKTWTVMECLISVCGLIGVLLLSLVI, from the coding sequence ATGCACGTAACCACGCTTCTTGCCGCGGACGCACCGAGCCCCGCCAGCTCCGATGCCCGACTGATCATCGCCGCGCTGATCGGCATCGCGGTGATCGTCATCCTGATCACCTGGCTGAAGATGCACCCGTTCATCGCGCTCACCGTCGGCGCGATCGGTCTCGGCCTGGGCGCCGGGCTCCCGGCGCTCGACACCGTCGAGAGCTTCAGCAGCGGGTTCGGCGCCACGATGGCGTCGGTGGGCCTGCTGATCGGCCTCGGCGCGATCTTCGGCAAGCTGCTCGCCGACTCCGGCGGCGCCGACCAGATCGTCGACACGATCGTCGGGCGCGCGCGGCCGGCGGCGCTGCCCTGGCTGATGGCGCTGGTCGGCGCGATCATCGGCCTGCCGATGTTCTTCGAGATCGGCGTCGTGCTGCTGATCCCGGTGATCATCCTGGTCGCCCGCCGGTCCGGGCTGTCGCTGATGCGGATCGCGGTCCCGACGCTGGCCGGCCTCTCGGTGATGCACGGCCTGGTACCACCGCACCCCGGGCCGCTGGTCGCCGTCGACGCGCTCGAGGCGAACCTCGGACTCACGCTGGCGCTGGGCATCCTGGTGGCGGTCCCGACCGTCATCATCTCCGGCCCGCTCTTCAGCCGGTGGGCCGCGCGCTGGGTGGACGTCCCGGTACCGGACCTGTTCACGACGGACCAGGACCGCCCGGGTGGAGCGCCCGCCGCGCGGGCCGAGTCGGGCGACGGCGCGGCGGAGCCCGGGCGGCGGGTCGCGGGGAGCGGGGGCTCCGGTGTGGAGGACGTCGCCGACGCCTCGTCGGGCTCCGACGACTACCGCGGCGCCGTGGCGACCGCCGCTCGACCGGGCATGGATGCCCGGCGTCGGCCGAGCTTCGCGGTGACGCTCGGCTGCATCCTGCTGCCGGTCGTGCTCATGCTCGCCAAGGCGATCGCGGACGTCGTCGCGCCGGACTCGGAGACCGCGCTGAAGGACGCGATCGACTTCGTGGGGACGCCGCTGATCGCGCTGACCATCGCGGTGCTCGTCGGCATCGTGGGCTTCGGTCGCGGCGGCGGCATGGACCGCGGAGCGATCGCCTCGTCGATCGGCGACTCGCTGCCGCCGATCGCCGGCATCCTGCTCATCGTCGGCGCCGGCGGCGGCCTCAAGCAGGTGCTGATCGACACCGGGCTCGCGCAGATCATCGCGGACACCGTCGAGGGCAGCGCGCTGCCGGTGCTGCTGCTGGCCTGGATCGTCGCGGTACTGATCCGGGTGGCTACCGGCTCGGCGACCGTCGCGACGGTCACCGCGTCCGGCATCCTGGCACCCGTGGCCGCCGATCTGTCCAGCGCGCACGTCTCGCTGATGGTGCTGGCGATCGGGGCCGGCTCGCTGTTCCTGTCCCACGTCAACGACGCCGGGTTCTGGCTGATCAAGGAGTACCTGGGTACCACCGTCGGCCAGACCCTCAAGACGTGGACCGTGATGGAGTGCCTCATCTCGGTCTGCGGCCTGATCGGTGTCCTGCTGCTGAGTCTGGTGATCTAA